The following proteins are co-located in the Streptococcus anginosus genome:
- a CDS encoding CPBP family intramembrane glutamic endopeptidase — translation MFKSRMLDNVKQSRYIPPIWLAIILSIVFVYGGEIVGGLALVPISILLGLVLGLVHSGAGFVMIQKLISHYMIFIQLFLFFFISLALFLWVKCVEKRPFSSLGFFKENWFKELGQGFLIGAAQFSLIVVLLLLTGLGRLELNHLSLEPLLFIIALIPFWILQGGTEELVTRGWLFPTVTAKSNILVGILISAGLFGALHLLNPGVTLLSIINIILDGIFACFYMLKTDNMWGLAGIHGAWNFVQGNIYGIQVSGQGAEASVFAYNTKSSVDWLSGGSFGAEGSIFTSLVLILSIAYLYWSLKKEEKLPTALQFRKSNLT, via the coding sequence ATGTTTAAATCTCGTATGCTTGATAATGTGAAACAGTCCCGTTACATTCCGCCTATCTGGTTGGCAATTATCCTCTCGATTGTTTTTGTTTATGGAGGTGAAATTGTCGGTGGGCTTGCATTGGTTCCAATTTCGATACTGCTGGGTCTTGTGCTTGGCCTTGTTCATTCTGGGGCGGGCTTTGTAATGATACAAAAACTGATATCGCATTATATGATTTTCATTCAACTCTTCCTCTTTTTCTTTATTTCTTTGGCTCTCTTTCTTTGGGTGAAGTGCGTTGAAAAAAGACCTTTTTCAAGTCTTGGTTTTTTTAAGGAAAATTGGTTTAAAGAATTAGGACAAGGATTTTTGATTGGAGCGGCACAGTTTTCTCTCATAGTTGTCTTGCTTTTGCTGACAGGTCTAGGTAGGTTAGAACTCAACCATCTTAGTTTGGAACCCTTGCTCTTTATCATCGCCTTGATTCCGTTTTGGATTTTACAAGGCGGAACAGAAGAATTGGTGACGCGTGGTTGGCTATTTCCTACGGTTACTGCCAAGTCAAATATTTTGGTCGGTATCTTAATTTCTGCTGGTCTATTTGGTGCTCTCCATTTATTAAATCCCGGTGTAACGCTTCTTTCGATTATCAACATTATTCTTGATGGTATTTTCGCTTGTTTTTACATGCTAAAAACGGACAATATGTGGGGTCTGGCTGGTATCCACGGGGCTTGGAATTTTGTTCAAGGTAATATTTATGGTATTCAGGTCAGTGGTCAGGGAGCAGAAGCTTCTGTCTTTGCCTACAATACGAAATCCAGTGTAGATTGGCTTTCGGGTGGGTCTTTTGGTGCAGAAGGTTCTATTTTCACCAGTCTGGTGTTAATTCTCAGTATTGCCTATCTGTATTGGTCTCTTAAAAAAGAAGAAAAATTGCCTACAGCATTGCAATTTAGAAAATCAAATCTCACTTAG
- a CDS encoding amino acid ABC transporter ATP-binding protein, producing the protein MAKLKIDVNDLHKYYGENEVLKGITTKFYEGDVVCIIGPSGSGKSTFLRSLNLLEEVTSGTITVDGFDLTNKNTDVDLVRENIGMVFQHFNLFPHMTVLENITFAPVEHKRMTQAEAKKLGMELLEKVGLSDKADAMPDSLSGGQKQRVAIARGLAMNPDIMLFDEPTSALDPEMVGDVLNVMKELAKQGMTMIIVTHEMGFARQVANRVIFTADGEFLEDGKPDQIFDNPQHPRLKDFLDKVLNV; encoded by the coding sequence ATGGCTAAACTAAAAATTGATGTCAATGATTTACATAAATACTATGGGGAAAATGAAGTTCTAAAAGGAATCACAACCAAATTCTATGAAGGGGACGTCGTTTGTATCATCGGACCTTCAGGTTCAGGAAAATCAACCTTTCTTCGCAGTTTAAATCTCCTTGAGGAAGTAACAAGTGGAACCATCACTGTGGACGGATTTGATTTGACCAATAAAAACACAGATGTTGATCTAGTTCGTGAAAATATCGGTATGGTTTTCCAACACTTCAATCTCTTCCCTCACATGACCGTTTTAGAAAACATCACCTTTGCACCTGTCGAGCACAAACGAATGACACAAGCCGAAGCTAAAAAACTCGGTATGGAGCTATTAGAAAAAGTCGGTCTCTCTGATAAAGCTGATGCCATGCCAGATAGCCTCTCAGGTGGACAAAAACAACGTGTTGCAATTGCACGGGGACTTGCTATGAATCCTGATATTATGCTCTTTGACGAACCTACTTCTGCTCTTGATCCCGAAATGGTTGGAGATGTTCTCAATGTTATGAAAGAATTGGCCAAGCAAGGCATGACTATGATTATCGTAACTCATGAAATGGGATTTGCTCGCCAAGTGGCAAACCGTGTTATCTTTACGGCTGACGGAGAGTTTTTAGAAGACGGTAAACCCGACCAAATCTTTGATAATCCACAGCACCCACGTCTAAAGGACTTCTTAGATAAAGTCTTGAATGTGTAA
- a CDS encoding ATP-binding cassette domain-containing protein translates to MLQIRHLTITHLKDFKNMVSDLSLTVNTSDKIAIIGEEGNGKSTLLKLLMNDALVSDYVSYTGEIQKSYNRYAYLPQTLPENERKLSLNDYFFGDLEVDLDYNKLYRFAQELKFDSQRFTSQQTLASLSGGELLKIQLLKILSTDWDLLFLDEPSNDLDLDTLIWLENFLQNTPRTVIFVSHDESLLGHTATKIVHLELVKKKQETRTTVRNLDYENYSQQRQAAFEKQTKDAKKEREEYQKTMEKHHRVKQSVEYVLRNTHDSTAGRLVAKKMKNVLSQGKRFEREAAEMTELPTQADAINLQFSTITPLPSAKRIIILEQMCLKTEERTLAQNINFELLGQEKIGIIGKNGVGKSTFLKELRHLLKEKRGITLGYMPQNYHDILNEADSPIDFLTSTGETIEREKILTHLASLQFTRNEVQHSISQLSGGQKAKLLLLKMVLDQANVLILDEPTRNFSPTSQPQVRKLFTDYNGAVITISHDRTFLKEVCQKIYRLTKTGLELVSKEQL, encoded by the coding sequence ATGCTACAAATTCGACATTTAACCATTACACATTTAAAAGACTTCAAAAACATGGTTAGTGATTTGTCACTCACTGTTAATACAAGTGATAAAATTGCCATTATCGGGGAAGAAGGAAATGGAAAATCTACTCTTCTCAAACTACTCATGAATGACGCACTTGTTTCAGACTATGTTAGTTATACGGGAGAGATTCAAAAAAGCTATAATCGTTATGCTTATTTGCCACAAACTTTACCTGAAAATGAAAGAAAACTCTCTCTCAACGACTATTTTTTTGGAGATTTGGAAGTAGACCTAGATTACAACAAACTTTATCGCTTCGCTCAAGAATTAAAGTTTGACAGTCAACGTTTTACTAGTCAGCAAACCTTAGCCTCTTTATCTGGTGGCGAACTATTAAAAATTCAACTTTTAAAAATCCTCTCTACTGATTGGGACCTTCTCTTTTTAGATGAGCCTTCTAATGATTTAGATCTAGATACTCTGATATGGCTAGAAAATTTTCTCCAAAATACACCTCGAACAGTTATCTTCGTTTCCCATGATGAAAGTCTTTTAGGTCATACAGCAACAAAAATCGTGCATTTGGAATTGGTTAAGAAAAAGCAAGAAACTCGGACGACTGTGAGGAATCTGGATTATGAGAATTACAGCCAGCAACGACAAGCTGCATTTGAAAAGCAAACTAAAGATGCAAAAAAAGAACGAGAAGAATATCAAAAAACAATGGAAAAGCATCACCGCGTCAAGCAAAGCGTAGAGTACGTGCTGCGCAATACTCACGATAGCACGGCTGGAAGATTAGTGGCTAAAAAAATGAAAAATGTCCTCTCGCAAGGCAAACGATTTGAAAGAGAAGCGGCTGAAATGACAGAATTGCCAACACAGGCAGATGCTATCAATCTACAATTTTCTACTATCACTCCCCTGCCATCTGCAAAAAGAATAATCATTCTCGAACAGATGTGTTTGAAAACAGAGGAACGTACCTTAGCCCAAAATATAAATTTTGAACTCTTAGGGCAGGAAAAGATTGGGATTATTGGTAAAAATGGTGTCGGTAAATCTACTTTTCTCAAAGAACTGCGACATCTGCTGAAAGAAAAGAGAGGCATTACACTAGGATATATGCCTCAAAACTATCATGATATTTTAAATGAAGCCGATTCTCCAATAGATTTTCTAACATCCACAGGAGAGACTATTGAGCGAGAAAAAATCCTCACCCACCTAGCCAGTCTGCAATTCACGCGTAATGAAGTGCAACATTCTATTTCCCAGCTATCTGGTGGACAAAAAGCTAAATTACTGCTTCTAAAAATGGTATTAGATCAAGCAAATGTCTTGATATTAGATGAGCCAACACGTAACTTTTCTCCTACTTCGCAGCCACAAGTACGAAAACTTTTTACAGACTATAACGGCGCTGTCATTACCATTTCACATGACCGCACCTTTCTCAAAGAAGTTTGTCAGAAAATCTACCGCTTGACTAAGACAGGACTAGAGCTAGTCAGCAAAGAACAGCTATAA
- the uvrB gene encoding excinuclease ABC subunit UvrB, whose translation MINRITDNKFKLVSKYEPSGDQPQAIEQLVDNIEGGEKAQILMGATGTGKTYTMSQVIQKVNKPTLVIAHNKTLAGQLYGEFKEFFPDNAVEYFVSYYDYYQPEAYVPSSDTYIEKDSSVNDEIDKLRHSATSALLERNDVIVVASVSCIYGLGSPKEYSDSVVSLRPGLEISRDQLLNDLVDIQFERNDIDFQRGKFRVRGDVVEIFPASRDEHAFRVEFFGDEIDRIREVEALTGQVLGEVDHLAIFPATHFMTNDENMEIAIGKIQAELEDQLGFFEREGKLLEAQRLKQRTDYDIEMLREMGYTNGVENYSRHMDGRSEGEPPYTLLDFFPDDFLIMVDESHMTMGQIKGMYNGDRSRKEMLVNYGFRLPSALDNRPLRREEFESHVHQIVYVSATPGDYEREQTDTVIEQIIRPTGLLDPEVEVRPTMGQIDDLLGEINARAEKNERTFITTLTKKMAEDLTDYFKEMGVKVKYMHSDIKTLERTEIIRDLRLGVFDVLVGINLLREGIDVPEVSLVAILDADKEGFLRNERGLIQTIGRAARNSEGHVIMYADTITDSMQKAMDETARRRQIQMAYNEEHGIVPQTIQKEIRDLISVTKATLPDKEEVVDIESLNKQERKDMIKKLEGQMQEAAGLLDFELAAQIRDMILEIKAVD comes from the coding sequence ATGATAAATAGAATTACGGACAATAAATTTAAATTAGTTTCCAAGTATGAGCCTTCAGGAGATCAACCACAGGCGATTGAGCAATTAGTGGATAATATAGAGGGTGGTGAGAAAGCTCAGATTCTCATGGGAGCGACAGGAACTGGAAAGACCTATACTATGAGTCAGGTCATCCAAAAGGTCAATAAACCGACCCTAGTTATCGCTCATAATAAAACTCTGGCTGGTCAGCTCTATGGTGAATTTAAGGAGTTTTTTCCTGACAATGCGGTTGAATACTTCGTGTCTTACTATGACTATTACCAACCGGAAGCCTATGTGCCTTCTAGTGATACCTATATTGAGAAGGACAGCTCGGTCAATGATGAGATTGACAAACTTCGTCACTCAGCAACCTCGGCTCTCTTGGAGCGCAACGATGTGATTGTTGTGGCATCAGTCAGCTGCATTTATGGTTTGGGCTCGCCTAAGGAATACTCCGATAGCGTGGTCAGTCTGCGACCTGGTTTAGAGATTTCACGGGATCAACTTCTCAATGATTTGGTTGATATTCAATTTGAGCGCAATGATATTGACTTTCAACGAGGAAAATTTCGTGTGCGTGGCGATGTTGTGGAAATCTTCCCAGCTTCTCGCGATGAACATGCCTTTCGGGTGGAATTTTTCGGGGATGAAATTGACCGCATTCGAGAAGTGGAAGCATTGACAGGTCAAGTGTTGGGCGAAGTAGACCATTTAGCTATTTTCCCTGCCACTCACTTTATGACCAATGACGAAAATATGGAAATTGCCATTGGTAAAATTCAAGCGGAATTAGAAGATCAGCTAGGCTTTTTTGAAAGAGAAGGGAAGCTTTTAGAAGCTCAGCGGTTGAAGCAAAGAACGGACTATGATATTGAAATGCTGCGCGAAATGGGCTACACGAATGGTGTAGAGAATTATTCTCGCCACATGGACGGACGGAGTGAAGGTGAGCCACCTTACACTTTATTAGATTTCTTTCCTGATGATTTTTTAATCATGGTAGACGAAAGTCACATGACTATGGGGCAAATCAAAGGTATGTATAATGGTGACCGTTCTCGGAAAGAAATGTTGGTTAATTATGGATTTCGCTTACCTTCTGCCTTGGATAACCGTCCGTTGCGTCGGGAAGAATTTGAAAGTCATGTGCACCAGATTGTTTACGTGTCTGCTACACCAGGGGATTATGAGCGAGAGCAGACGGATACAGTAATTGAGCAAATTATTCGACCAACTGGACTGCTGGATCCAGAAGTTGAAGTGCGTCCGACTATGGGGCAAATAGACGATCTTTTAGGGGAAATCAATGCGCGTGCAGAGAAGAATGAGCGAACCTTTATCACAACGTTGACTAAAAAGATGGCAGAAGATCTGACGGATTACTTTAAAGAAATGGGTGTTAAGGTCAAATACATGCACTCAGATATCAAGACTTTAGAGCGGACAGAAATTATCCGCGACCTGCGGTTAGGTGTCTTTGATGTTTTAGTCGGAATTAACCTGTTGCGTGAGGGAATTGATGTGCCAGAGGTTAGTCTGGTTGCCATTCTTGATGCAGACAAGGAAGGTTTCTTACGTAATGAGCGTGGTTTGATCCAAACCATTGGTCGGGCTGCCCGTAATAGTGAAGGCCACGTCATCATGTATGCGGACACGATTACAGATTCCATGCAAAAAGCTATGGATGAAACTGCCCGTCGTCGTCAGATTCAAATGGCTTATAACGAAGAACATGGTATTGTACCGCAAACAATCCAGAAAGAAATCCGTGACCTAATCAGTGTGACAAAAGCCACTCTACCAGACAAGGAAGAAGTGGTAGATATTGAAAGTCTTAATAAGCAGGAACGCAAGGATATGATTAAAAAGCTAGAAGGACAAATGCAAGAAGCTGCTGGTCTTCTGGACTTCGAGCTGGCCGCCCAAATCCGCGATATGATTTTGGAGATTAAGGCGGTGGATTAG
- a CDS encoding ABC transporter ATP-binding protein, producing MKMRYSKSGLKRLASDLLQQRWLFLLATIGTIVQVALTIYLPILIGNAVDSVLLPDASQHLLPILSKMGMVIVANTAIQWINPLIYNQLIYSYSQKLRDAVIQKIHRLPLAYLDRQGNGDLVSRLTTDVEQLNNGLLMVFNQFFVGVLTILVTIVTMAKIDFFMMVLVLLLTPLSMLIARFIARKSYKLFQKQTTARGLQTQLIEESLSQESLIQSFNAQEQFITDFTKGNESYADYSQDAIFYSSTVNPATRFVNALIYAIVVGFGAVRIINGSSFTVGQLVTFLNYVNQYTKPFNDISSVMAELQSALACAERLYMILDEKEVVETGKEELTSEAVRGAIRFEHVRFGYEKDKPLIHDLNMTVPAGSKVAIVGPTGAGKSTLINLLMRFYNVDAGKIKLDDRDITDYTRVSFRQQFGMVLQETWLKTATIHENIAFGRPEASREEVIAAAKAANAHFFIQQLPHGYDTYLADAGDSLSQGQRQLLTIARVFLAVPKILILDEATSSIDTRTEVLIQEAFNKLMVGRTSFIIAHRLSTIQNADIILVLVDGDIVEYGSHQELMQAKGVYYQMQTAQGSLAV from the coding sequence ATGAAAATGAGGTATTCTAAAAGTGGTCTGAAACGCCTTGCAAGTGATTTATTGCAGCAGCGCTGGCTTTTCCTACTAGCTACAATTGGAACGATTGTTCAGGTTGCTTTGACCATTTATTTGCCGATTTTGATTGGGAATGCAGTGGATAGTGTTCTACTTCCCGATGCAAGTCAGCATTTGCTTCCAATTCTCTCGAAAATGGGTATGGTGATTGTTGCCAATACAGCGATTCAATGGATCAATCCTTTAATCTATAATCAGTTGATTTATAGCTATAGTCAGAAACTTCGGGACGCAGTTATTCAAAAAATTCATCGGCTTCCCTTGGCTTATCTTGATCGTCAAGGGAATGGTGATTTAGTGAGTCGCTTGACGACGGACGTGGAGCAGTTAAATAATGGTCTGCTCATGGTCTTCAATCAGTTTTTTGTAGGCGTGTTGACTATTCTTGTAACAATTGTGACAATGGCAAAGATTGACTTTTTCATGATGGTGTTAGTCTTGCTTTTAACTCCCTTATCTATGCTGATTGCGCGTTTTATTGCCCGTAAAAGTTATAAGTTGTTTCAAAAACAAACCACAGCTCGAGGACTTCAGACACAGCTCATTGAAGAAAGTTTGTCTCAAGAAAGTTTGATTCAAAGTTTTAATGCTCAAGAGCAATTCATTACGGATTTTACAAAGGGCAATGAGAGCTATGCGGACTATTCTCAGGATGCTATCTTTTATTCCTCGACTGTCAATCCAGCGACTCGCTTCGTGAATGCTCTTATTTATGCCATTGTTGTTGGATTTGGTGCGGTTCGTATCATTAACGGCTCTAGTTTCACAGTTGGACAATTAGTGACATTCTTAAATTATGTCAACCAATACACTAAGCCCTTCAACGACATTTCGTCTGTTATGGCTGAATTGCAAAGTGCCCTTGCTTGTGCAGAGCGCTTGTACATGATTTTAGATGAAAAAGAAGTTGTGGAAACGGGGAAAGAAGAACTTACGAGTGAGGCAGTACGGGGAGCGATTCGTTTTGAACATGTCCGTTTTGGTTATGAAAAAGATAAACCTTTGATTCACGATTTAAACATGACCGTTCCAGCAGGAAGCAAAGTTGCTATTGTTGGACCAACTGGTGCTGGAAAATCGACTTTAATCAATCTCCTCATGCGTTTTTATAATGTAGATGCGGGTAAAATTAAGTTAGACGACAGAGATATTACAGATTATACCAGAGTCTCATTTCGCCAGCAGTTTGGTATGGTTTTACAAGAAACATGGCTGAAGACAGCGACGATTCATGAAAATATTGCTTTTGGGCGACCAGAGGCTAGCCGAGAAGAAGTAATTGCAGCAGCTAAAGCTGCTAATGCTCATTTCTTTATCCAGCAATTACCACATGGCTACGATACTTATCTAGCAGATGCAGGAGATTCTTTATCACAAGGACAACGCCAGCTATTGACCATTGCGCGTGTTTTTCTAGCGGTTCCTAAAATCCTGATTTTGGATGAAGCAACCTCCTCTATTGATACGCGGACTGAAGTACTCATTCAAGAGGCTTTTAATAAGCTCATGGTAGGGCGAACCAGTTTTATCATTGCTCATCGCTTGTCTACCATTCAGAATGCAGATATCATTTTAGTGTTGGTTGACGGAGATATTGTGGAATATGGCAGTCATCAAGAGCTGATGCAAGCAAAAGGCGTTTATTACCAAATGCAGACAGCTCAAGGAAGTTTGGCTGTTTAA
- a CDS encoding ABC transporter substrate-binding protein/permease: protein MKKKIITFLLALLPLFAVTAIHADTIKVVSDTAYAPFEFKDSDQTYKGIDVDIINKVAELKGWDINMTFPGFDAAVNTVQSGQADAIMAGMTKTKDREKVFTMSDTYYDTKVVIATTKANTISSYSQLKGKTVGVKNGTASQRFLEKIKNKYKFTIKTFDTTDLTYNSLNSGSIDAMMDDQPVIEYAIKQGQNLKISIKGEAVGSFAFGVKKGSKYEYLVTEFNEALAQMKKDGSLEKIITKWTSSTATKTTSSTPETTTPAGQKATPVKSTYTIASDSSFAPFVFQDSNNKYTGIDMDLIKAIAKDQGFTIEITNPGFDAALNAVQSGQADGMIAGMSVTDARKETFDFSEPYYTANAILAVKESSTIASYKDLKGKTIGVKNGTASQTFLTKNQSKYDYKIKTFADASSMYDSLNSGSLDAVMDDEPVVKYSISQGQKLKTPIKGTPIGDTAFAVKKGSNPELIQMFNNGLANIKKNGQYQKILDKYLKKTSSASSSSDSTVDETTIWGLLQNNYKQLLSGLGITIALALLSFAIAMVIGIIFGMFSVSPVKALRVISEIFVDVIRGIPLMILAAFIFWGIPNLIESMTGHQNPINDFVAGTIALSLNAGAYIAEIVRGGIQAVPVGQMEASRSLGISYSKTMRKIILPQATKIMLPNFVNQFVIALKDTTIVSAIGLVELFQTGKIIIARNYQSFKMYAILAVFYLIIITLLTRLAKRLEKRIK, encoded by the coding sequence ATGAAGAAAAAAATTATAACTTTTTTGTTAGCTTTACTACCACTCTTTGCAGTAACAGCTATTCATGCCGATACAATCAAAGTGGTATCTGATACAGCTTACGCACCTTTTGAATTTAAAGATTCCGATCAAACTTATAAAGGTATTGATGTAGATATCATCAATAAAGTTGCTGAACTAAAAGGTTGGGACATCAATATGACTTTCCCTGGCTTCGATGCAGCCGTTAACACCGTTCAGTCTGGTCAAGCAGATGCTATTATGGCTGGCATGACAAAGACCAAAGACCGTGAAAAAGTCTTCACCATGTCTGATACTTATTATGATACAAAAGTTGTCATCGCAACGACTAAAGCCAATACAATCAGTAGTTATTCACAATTAAAAGGAAAAACTGTTGGGGTTAAAAACGGAACTGCCTCTCAACGCTTTCTAGAAAAAATCAAAAACAAATACAAATTTACTATCAAAACATTTGACACAACTGATTTGACTTACAACAGCTTGAATTCTGGTTCAATTGATGCCATGATGGACGACCAACCAGTCATTGAGTATGCTATTAAACAAGGTCAAAATTTAAAAATCTCTATAAAAGGAGAAGCTGTTGGTAGTTTTGCTTTTGGTGTCAAAAAGGGAAGCAAGTATGAATATCTGGTAACAGAATTTAACGAAGCGCTTGCTCAAATGAAAAAAGATGGTTCTCTTGAGAAAATTATCACAAAATGGACAAGTTCTACAGCCACGAAAACAACTAGTTCTACTCCAGAAACCACTACTCCTGCTGGTCAAAAAGCTACTCCCGTAAAATCAACATATACCATTGCGAGTGACTCTTCCTTTGCACCATTCGTTTTTCAGGATAGTAATAACAAATATACTGGGATTGACATGGATTTGATAAAAGCCATTGCCAAAGACCAAGGTTTCACGATTGAAATTACAAATCCCGGATTTGACGCTGCTTTAAATGCGGTACAATCTGGACAAGCCGATGGAATGATTGCAGGGATGTCTGTAACAGATGCTCGTAAAGAGACCTTTGATTTCTCAGAACCATATTATACTGCAAACGCTATCCTTGCCGTCAAAGAATCCAGTACAATTGCTTCTTATAAAGACTTGAAAGGTAAAACAATCGGGGTTAAAAACGGAACTGCTTCACAAACTTTCTTAACAAAAAATCAAAGTAAATATGATTACAAAATTAAAACATTCGCTGATGCTTCTTCAATGTATGATAGCTTAAACTCTGGCTCTTTGGACGCCGTTATGGATGACGAACCTGTTGTTAAATACTCCATTAGCCAAGGTCAAAAACTAAAAACTCCAATCAAGGGAACCCCTATCGGAGATACTGCTTTTGCAGTGAAAAAAGGTAGTAATCCTGAATTGATCCAAATGTTTAACAATGGTTTGGCAAATATTAAAAAGAACGGTCAATATCAAAAAATTCTTGATAAATATTTGAAAAAAACCAGCTCTGCTTCTAGCTCTTCAGACAGTACAGTTGATGAAACAACCATTTGGGGGCTTCTCCAAAACAACTATAAGCAATTGTTAAGCGGACTTGGTATCACCATTGCTCTTGCGCTTCTGTCATTTGCTATTGCTATGGTAATTGGAATTATCTTTGGAATGTTCAGCGTGAGTCCTGTCAAAGCCCTCCGCGTCATCTCAGAAATCTTCGTGGATGTCATCCGTGGAATCCCACTTATGATTCTCGCAGCCTTTATCTTCTGGGGCATCCCAAACCTTATTGAATCAATGACAGGTCATCAAAATCCAATTAACGATTTTGTAGCTGGCACGATTGCTCTTTCTCTCAATGCTGGCGCTTATATTGCAGAAATCGTCCGTGGTGGAATTCAAGCTGTTCCAGTTGGACAAATGGAAGCCAGCCGAAGCCTTGGTATTTCTTACTCAAAAACCATGAGAAAGATTATTTTGCCACAAGCAACAAAAATCATGTTACCAAACTTCGTCAATCAGTTTGTTATCGCTTTGAAAGATACTACAATCGTCTCTGCTATCGGTCTCGTCGAACTTTTCCAAACGGGTAAAATCATCATTGCTCGTAACTATCAAAGCTTCAAAATGTATGCTATCCTAGCAGTTTTTTATCTGATTATCATTACTCTTTTGACTAGACTTGCAAAACGCTTAGAAAAGAGGATTAAATAA